A window of the Malaclemys terrapin pileata isolate rMalTer1 chromosome 6, rMalTer1.hap1, whole genome shotgun sequence genome harbors these coding sequences:
- the RXFP3 gene encoding LOW QUALITY PROTEIN: relaxin-3 receptor 1 (The sequence of the model RefSeq protein was modified relative to this genomic sequence to represent the inferred CDS: deleted 1 base in 1 codon): protein MDAPCEPSYCSLAVSMKEAGEGASLAGQFGNGTNESLQELFRSINLERADGLQGDSSAVLRIVISSVYSVVCALGLVGNLLVLYLMKSKQGWKKSSINLFVTSLALTDFQFVLTLPFWAVENALDFTWLFGKAMCKIVSYVTAMNMYASVFFLTAMSVARYHSVASALSSRRGSAGCCSAKWLCLLIWGAAMLASLPHAIFSTTATVFNEELCLVKFPEGRGNNAQFWLGLYQAQKVLLGFVVPLAVISLCYLLLLRFLGERHVGRACGGPKRRAKVTRSVTVVVLSFFLCWLPNQALTAWGILVKLNVVHFSPQYFLSQAYLFPVSVCLAHCNSCLNPLLYCLLRREFRAALRRLLWRLASPSLTATRPFTATTKPEPEEQALRALVPASPLPPAAAPQPELLYYPPGVVVCSGRWDVLPSSSAEQRC, encoded by the exons ATGGATGCCCCGTGCGAGCCCAGTTACTGCTCGCTCGCCGTCAGCATGAAGGAAGCCGGGGAGGGAGCGTCCCTGGCCGGGCAGTTCGGCAACGGGACCAACGAGTCCCTGCAGGAGCTCTTCAGGAGCATCAACCTGGAGCGAGCCGACGGGCTGCAGGGGGACAGCTCCGCCGTCCTGCGCATCGTCATCTCCAGCGTCTACTCGGTGGTGTGCGCCCTGGGGCTGGTGGGCAACCTGCTGGTGCTCTACCTGATGAAGAGCAAGCAGGGCTGGAAGAAATCCTCCATTAACCTCTTCGTGACCAGCCTGGCGCTCACCGACTTCCAGTTCGTGCTGACGCTGCCCTTCTGGGCGGTGGAGAACGCCCTGGACTTCACCTGGCTCTTCGGCAAGGCCATGTGCAAGATCGTCTCCTACGTGACGGCCATGAACATGTACGCCAGCGTCTTCTTCCTCACCGCCATGAGCGTGGCCCGCTACCACTCCGTGGCCTCGGCGCTGAGCAGCCGACGGGGCAGCGCCGGGTGCTGCTCGGCCAAGTGGCTCTGCCTGCTCATCTGGGGCGCGGCCATGctggcctccctgccccacgCCATCTTCTCCACCACCGCCACCGTCTTCAACGAGGAGCTCTGCCTGGTCAAGTTCCCCGAGGGCCGGGGCAACAACGCCCAGTTCTGGCTGGGCCTCTACCAGGCTCAGAAGGTGCTGCTGGGCTTCGTGGTGCCGCTGGCGGTCATCAGCCTCTGctacctgctgctgctgcgctTCCTGGGCGAGCGCCACGTGGGCCGGGCCTGCGGCGGGCCCAAGCGGCGGGCCAAGGTGACCCGCTCGGTGACGGTGGTGGTGCTCTCCTTCTTCCTCTGCTGGCTGCCCAACCAGGCGCTCACCGCCTGGGGCATCCTGGTCAAGCTCAACGTGGTGCACTTCAGCCCGCAGTACTTCCTCTCGCAGGCCTACCTCTTCCCCGTCAGCGTGTGCCTGGCGCACTGCAACAGCTGCCTCAACCCGCTGCTCTACTGCCTGCTGCGCCGCGAGTTCCGCGCCGCCCTGCGCCGGCTGCTCTGGCGCCTGGCCTCCCCCTCGCTCACCGCCACGCGC CCCTTCACCGCCACCACCAAGCCCGAGCCCGAGGAGCAGGCGCTGCGCGCCCTGGTGCCCGCCAGCccgctgccccccgccgccgctccCCAGCCCGAGCTCCTCTACTACCCGCCCGGCGTGGTGGTGTGCAGCGGCCGCTGGGACGTGCTGCCCAGCAGCTCCGCCGAGCAGCGCTGCTGA